A window from gamma proteobacterium SS-5 encodes these proteins:
- a CDS encoding HDOD domain-containing protein, producing MTENDDKKGDALQQQRFQMLKDIAGELSGDINFPTNFNLIIQLRETLNDPDWDLNDVVKLLSVEPLISSRLVGLANSAAYKRGKAEIGDLATAVKKLGINLVRTTAFGIATKQFLNARSMSVFSDISQWYWDHSLRTASAASVVNRHHGRFPPDMALLAGLIHDIGAFYLLYRASKYDELCKRPETVKYLIAQWHESMGHALLNALGLPEQLTEAIKEHDCPRAVAPVQLKTMADLVYVANILAGVEEEWRYIDGIDVVPSPDMLDEKFSSLGEEIEQQYLELRAAFA from the coding sequence AGAAGGGCGATGCCCTGCAGCAGCAGCGTTTCCAGATGCTCAAGGATATTGCCGGCGAACTCTCTGGTGATATCAATTTCCCCACCAATTTCAATCTCATCATCCAACTGCGTGAGACCCTCAATGACCCGGACTGGGATCTCAATGACGTGGTCAAGCTGCTCAGTGTCGAGCCCCTGATCTCCTCCCGTCTGGTGGGGTTGGCCAATTCGGCGGCCTACAAGCGGGGCAAGGCCGAGATTGGCGATCTGGCGACCGCAGTGAAGAAACTGGGCATCAATCTGGTGCGCACCACGGCCTTTGGTATCGCCACCAAACAGTTTCTCAATGCTCGCTCCATGTCGGTGTTCAGCGACATATCCCAGTGGTATTGGGACCATTCCCTGAGGACCGCCAGCGCCGCCAGCGTGGTCAATCGGCATCATGGCCGCTTTCCGCCGGACATGGCCCTGTTGGCGGGGCTGATCCACGACATAGGTGCCTTTTACCTGCTCTACCGCGCCTCCAAGTACGATGAGTTGTGCAAACGGCCGGAGACGGTGAAATACCTGATTGCCCAGTGGCACGAGAGCATGGGCCACGCCCTGCTCAACGCCCTGGGCCTGCCGGAACAACTGACCGAGGCGATCAAGGAGCACGACTGCCCGCGCGCGGTTGCGCCGGTGCAGCTGAAGACTATGGCCGACCTGGTCTATGTGGCCAATATCCTGGCCGGGGTGGAGGAGGAATGGCGCTACATCGATGGCATAGACGTAGTGCCAAGCCCCGATATGCTGGATGAGAAGTTCTCAAGCCTGGGCGAGGAGATCGAACAGCAGTACCTGGAACTGCGCGCGGCCTTTGCTTAG